DNA from Drosophila busckii strain San Diego stock center, stock number 13000-0081.31 chromosome 2R, ASM1175060v1, whole genome shotgun sequence:
AAACTTGAAATTATTGTCTCACCTGGACGTCCCAGCACGACATAAAAGTCCAAGCCGTAGATACCGATGGAGGGATCGTACTTGATACCCAAATCGATGTGTTCCTGAATGCCGAAACCAAAGTTGCCTGTGGCCGAGAAGTTATCACGTCTCAACTCGTACTCACGAACTTTCAGGCCACGCTCCAAAATTTCCTCAGCTTTAGCTCCACGCACGGTGCAATGCACAGCAATTTTCTCATTGCGACGAATGCCAAAAGAACGCACTGTGTAGCGTGCCTTGGAGAACACAGGCTGTTGACCTGTTAGCTGCTCCAACACCTACAGGCAATATAATACAAGCTTAGAAAATACATTTGCCACACTGGTAGACAGAACTTACCTTGGCGGCACGGGTAAGCCTATCACCAGACTCTCCCACGCAAATGTTCAGGCAGAGTTTCCTGATGTGCAGGTCCCGCATTGGGTTTTTCGCGGGATCGCGCTTGATTTTGGGTACCTTCTTTGCAACGGcctgaaatatataaatagacaTATTTTAGTGTCGACTGCAGCAAGTCaaaaatattacttttatCGTATATTTCATAGTATACAATATTGAACAGTATTTAtagtttgtataaataatgtaGGATTCATGTATATAAACACTGATTTACTTCGCGTAAAAATTTAAGAAACCTACCGCCATTATGGTATGTAGGAAAGAAAGGAAAAAGGAGTGTTACAGTTCAGTGTCAACAGAGCTTATCGATTTTCAATAAGCCGCTAAAGTAGCGAGATGCTATCGATTGCAGCCTGAGTCTCTATGGCCAAGGTACCGACACAGCTGTAACACAACATTTTATTCGAAGTAATATAAGATGATATCTTATAATATTCTTAGTATATaaggcataaatattattaattattagcacacaaaataaacattggTTTTCAACTGTTGCATTAGTTATTTTTAGAATATGTGGAATAAATGATATCAGAATACATTTTTGTGCAATGTcagacaaattaaataaatcaataaaatggGATTTTTACCTTTGAAATTATGAGAAGCAGAAAATTTGAGTGATTTATTACAATACACCAATTGGAATATTCGATACTTCATTTGTATATCTTAAGTTTGACCAATCAGTACATAAATGCCGATGTATCGATATAGTATGAACAACCCTACAATATGGCTGCCCGATTTTAATGTGAGTTTTTAAGACAACGTATGCTGCTGATTTTCTTTTGTGtattaaaagataaaaaagTTATCTACGAAATCGGCGAGGAATTTGTTTACCGATTGGTTTACTTGCAGCTTGAAGCTAATGAATACATTtgccaaaatttaaaaatcgcATATCAAGTTACTTTGGACGATACAAGTTtgctaaaatgtaaattatgtgCAATGTAGTTGACAACTTAAAATCATAAAACGCCCAAGCCTCAAACAAAAAGTTAGTATAAATTCGGTAAAAACGGTTTTTCATGACAGAAAAAAATTTCTTTCGATTGAAAAGTATTGCttgtgagtgagagagtgagtgcGAAAGAtttatacatacgtatgtatatagatatgtatgtatgtattgcatttgcatttcgtTGTAGTGTCGTCGACTGTTCGGTAAAAGTCGGTCTTTCTTTTCTATTACAACTTGGcgtttgaaaatttttttgaaaagtaTTAAGTAATAATGTGTTTTATGAATGAAGGTGGCATAGAGATAAACCAACGCGTATGActctaaaaaaaactataacgCCCAGTACTGTACTTATTCAACTATATTGTTTGGTCAGCAATTCATACTTTTATTGGTAAGTAAATCAATACTTTGGGGCTGCCATTTCGTTCGCAGTTTCGCTAGTTTTTTCTCTTCCATTCGTTGTCGCAGTCGttgtgtatacatattttgatatgtgtgtgtgcctgcttTCATCAACCACCCCCTTTGGAGCCCTCGCCATCGAACGCATTGAGTTCCCTATGGTCCAAGAAAATAAACTTTGCGTGCTTTGTAATAACGAGTACATTATTTGGACACAAAAgagcatatatattatgttaaattgataaataattatgtttaatatactaagtgccaaaaaaaaaagttttcatcTCTGAATGTTAAGTACAATATTTAGGCACGTTTCTTTAGTCTTCGTTAAGGGAATTAAATGTGAATAAGTTTATTCAACGCTTTCTACAAAtgttctataaaaatatacacagaTAAGCTTGATGTGCGGGCGACATAATATTCAcgtatatttatacatacatacgtacgtaGTGTGTAGacgcatgcatatgtatgtatctaatTTTTTGAgagaaatatattaataataaaagggTGTATGGCAAGGCACTCGTCAATtgatgcatatatatatatatatatgtttatatacatatgtatatctaaaattatattatatattatattctgcattttgtattaatatttgttcttAAAAGTTGTTGTGAAAGCGTAGTGCACAATCATGCTTTTTGATGTATTTCAAAAAccttttgataaattttaaatgcaactcCCACTCAAAATGGTTGTGTGCATAAAGTGTGACTGTGTACGTAAGCGAACTAGTTCACAGCTGACGAACCAATTTCCCAAAAGTGAACTagtttatttgaataaatattgcttttattaagATCGATACGTTATTAGAATACAAAtcataaatgtatgtaaacaaCGAAGCAAATACAGGTATGATTTGAATGATAATGAATGTAACTTAAAGTATGTGTATTATTTGAGTTTAAGCTATGCCTTGTGATAAGTTggaattattaaaaaacattgaGCATATTGTTTTGCGGCTGGTTAGTAGCTTAAAATATGAAGAAAGTGTCACACTCAAAATCCCCTTGGGTTTGCCTGGCGGCTTAAAATTTCGCAGGATTAGCTATAATAATCGCAGTAGTCGCCATCGCTTTTGTTTGGTGCTGCATCTACTGGCCGAGATACATCGTTTGCATATTGTTGGTGGCAGTTGCACCATACGGGGACTTTACTATCGCGATACAGCGCTAATTCGATCGCAACCGTATATTGTAGCAGCCCGTTTAGATGTTTGTCGTATGCTTAATACATCTTACGTACAAATAGGTGTACTATCTGCTACAAAAGGACTTATTTCAGGTGagactttaaaataataatttatatttatctcaAGTCTAACTCTCATACTTCATCGTAGGCGATATCCAACTAATTATGAGCAATGGTGATGTATTGAACTGCAATGAATATTGCGGCGCCATTGCATTGCCCACAGATTTTCAACAATTGGAACGCATTGTAACAGACGCCGACTTGGTATTAGTGGTTGAGAAGGAAAGCATTTTTGAAAGTCTTACGTCtgataatatttttagcaaatatggTTTGCGCATTATATTAATTACTGGCAAAGGATATCCCGACTGCACAACTCGCCATATTGTACATAGGCTTGCTACCGATTTTAAAATTCCCGTTTATATATTAGCCGATGCCGATCCATTTGGTATAGAGATTATGCTTGTCTACAAGCATGGCTCGCAATCAATGAGTTTCTCATCAGCTACAATGGCTACGCCGGCTTTGCGTTGGATTGGATTGCATCCCTCAGAAATTGGCAGTGTGTCCACTAGGACGGTTCCTCTAACCCAAAATGATAATAAGAAAATTCGTAATATTCTCTGTTGGCAGCATATCAGTTTGGGCGTCAGAAAggagttgtttattttgctagAGAAGCAACTTAAAGCTGAAATTGAAAGTGTTATTGATTTCTTAAGTTGCTACTATTTACCTAATAAGATAAAtcgtaatttgtttttatcataagcatttaaataaatatgctattagttgcatttgcataaaagcttCTAGTGAATAATTAATATCgacattatattattaagtatGTGTGTCTTTCTACGAAATCCTCTTTAAATATAATCAGTTATTGCAATTCTTTAATACGTTCTACAAATtagtatgtatgtgcataaaGTTAACtatctaaataatttatttttatattcatttgttatatgcatttattgcataatacattttattggaagtaattcttttattttatagtaaatGAGTGTATGTGACACTAACGAATTGTATATACCTATTTACAAATCgttgacaaaaaaaagtatttttttcttaaatttgattatttttaatttgttgttgaaatatatttaatttgcactcatactttacttaaatattactgccaaaaataaaaattgcttaagtttctaattttttttatttgttaggCTTAAAGGAAAAcgtttttttgttcatttgaaatgaaatataaattgaaaattaaagtcTGAAATGTGTCaagtatatttatgtatttaaataaatatattctgaACTAATCAAAAGATTAGAAATGAAAGCTTTTCATGTTCCccttaaatataataatgtgACAAATCTGAGCCATATAAGGGTAATTTGTCGGAATCTtgaaaaatattcttaaactattctcaataaataattgtggTTTTCTTTTTACCCGTCTGtggccaaatattttttacacttCAATACCAATATGAATCGAGCTAAAcaagattaaaaatatttttcacaaaaaaaattacatacataggtacatacataaatgccaaaatattttactttttaaccagttgtttaatttttagcaggtgctaaattaatttttatattttgtatcgATAAAGTAtccaaaataaacatttgagATTTCAGTTGAAATTGAGGTAtttgaaacatatttttttcttcttgccTTTTGCCCAATGCAATGCTATAAAACAGTTTTTGCTTAACCTTAgacagcaaaataattattttaatttaaatgtgatTGATTTTtactaaatgttttttttctctttataTTGTAGATGTGAAGTAATTCTTCAAGTGATTAGCAGCTAATTGTGAATACGATTAATTTTAAGATATAAGTGACAGCAAGTActtttaaaagcagcaaccattgaCGACTGTTGGAATCTTTGTtggaattttaaatgcatgcattaaaaaatcgaaaataagTTGCGGCAATATAGACGAAACCTTGGTTCCAAAAAAATATGTCTGCAGCAATGCGAACAACACTGCAACCAGTTCCTGAAGCCTTGCCAGCCGAAAATGTTTCGAATGGTACGTCTGCAACAACGGCTGCGAC
Protein-coding regions in this window:
- the LOC108595094 gene encoding 60S ribosomal protein L11, translating into MAAVAKKVPKIKRDPAKNPMRDLHIRKLCLNICVGESGDRLTRAAKVLEQLTGQQPVFSKARYTVRSFGIRRNEKIAVHCTVRGAKAEEILERGLKVREYELRRDNFSATGNFGFGIQEHIDLGIKYDPSIGIYGLDFYVVLGRPGYNVAHRKRKSGTVGFPHLLTKEDAMKWFQQKYDGIILNSKKA
- the LOC108596141 gene encoding meiotic recombination protein W68, producing the protein MLNTSYVQIGVLSATKGLISGDIQLIMSNGDVLNCNEYCGAIALPTDFQQLERIVTDADLQIWFAHYINYWQRISRLHNSPYCT